The proteins below come from a single Desulfotomaculum sp. genomic window:
- a CDS encoding peptidase C69 — MIDKKTLKTVLDLALANGGDFADIFVEKKITTGISAEGGKIERVHSGIDAGAGLRVLAGDMTAYAYTNDLSKESLLEIASTVGRTVKTADRKEYNFDLRKVKPAVDFSFPERPDKVETSRKAEMVESADKATRQVNSELIKQVMVGYGDVIQQVTIANSAGEYVEDERIRTRFLVHAVAGDGAVIQTGYEAAGSLAGFDLLKRFPPEELGRKAGERAIQMLHAKPAPAGKFPVVMSGEAGGTMVHEACGHGLEADLVQKKLSVYAGKMGEQVASKEATIIDDATLADRYGSYRFDDEGTPSRKVVLIEDGILKEYLYDRMTAGRDGKRSNGHGRRESYQHKPIPRMGNTFIAPGKADPEKIISQIKNGLLVKKMGGGQVNTTTGDFVFDVAEGYLIVDGQVGPMVRGATLTGNGPEVLKIVEMVGRDLGFTIGTCGKDGQGVPVSDAQPTLLIRELIVGGTQVSANGQIRRI; from the coding sequence ATGATCGACAAGAAAACTTTAAAAACAGTCCTTGATCTCGCCCTGGCCAACGGGGGGGATTTTGCTGATATTTTTGTGGAAAAGAAAATCACTACCGGAATCTCGGCCGAGGGAGGGAAAATAGAACGGGTCCATTCCGGTATAGACGCCGGCGCAGGACTACGGGTCCTGGCCGGTGATATGACCGCCTATGCCTATACAAATGACCTTAGCAAGGAAAGCCTGCTGGAAATTGCCAGTACAGTCGGCCGTACGGTCAAGACAGCCGACCGGAAAGAATATAATTTTGACCTGCGCAAGGTTAAACCTGCAGTGGACTTCTCTTTCCCGGAACGCCCTGACAAAGTGGAAACATCCCGCAAAGCGGAAATGGTTGAATCGGCGGATAAAGCGACGCGCCAGGTGAACAGCGAACTGATCAAGCAAGTGATGGTCGGTTATGGTGATGTTATCCAGCAGGTAACAATTGCCAACAGCGCAGGTGAATATGTTGAAGATGAACGCATCCGCACAAGATTTCTGGTCCATGCCGTCGCCGGAGACGGTGCGGTTATCCAAACAGGCTATGAAGCGGCAGGAAGTTTAGCGGGCTTTGATCTTCTAAAGCGTTTCCCCCCGGAGGAACTGGGCAGGAAGGCTGGCGAAAGGGCGATTCAAATGCTGCACGCCAAACCGGCGCCGGCAGGAAAGTTTCCCGTGGTAATGTCGGGAGAAGCCGGAGGCACTATGGTACATGAAGCCTGCGGTCATGGGCTTGAAGCAGATCTTGTCCAGAAGAAACTCTCGGTATATGCCGGGAAGATGGGTGAGCAGGTAGCTTCCAAAGAGGCAACTATTATTGATGATGCAACTTTGGCTGACCGTTATGGCTCATACCGTTTCGATGACGAAGGAACGCCTTCCCGCAAGGTAGTCCTGATTGAGGACGGGATTCTCAAAGAGTATCTCTACGACAGGATGACGGCGGGCAGGGATGGTAAGAGATCCAACGGCCATGGGAGGCGGGAGTCGTACCAGCATAAACCGATCCCCCGGATGGGCAACACTTTTATCGCGCCGGGCAAAGCTGATCCAGAAAAGATTATCAGCCAGATCAAAAACGGCCTGCTGGTCAAAAAAATGGGCGGAGGCCAGGTAAACACAACAACAGGCGATTTTGTTTTTGATGTTGCAGAAGGTTACCTGATCGTTGACGGCCAGGTCGGTCCTATGGTAAGAGGGGCAACCCTTACCGGCAACGGCCCTGAAGTGCTCAAAATAGTGGAAATGGTCGGCCGTGATTTAGGTTTTACGATCGGTACCTGTGGAAAAGATGGCCAGGGAGTGCCGGTCAGCGATGCTCAGCCGACACTCTTAATCCGTGAACTTATTGTCGGAGGAACACAGGTTTCTGCAAACGGCCAGATTAGACGCATCTAA
- a CDS encoding methionyl-tRNA formyltransferase has protein sequence MRVVFMGTPVFAVPCLKALLKERLQVAGVVTQPDRPKGRGQKYIPSAVKEEAVLNGLDIYQPLNIKDSEFIRLMEELSPEVIVVVAFGRILPKIILDLPLMGCINVHASLLPQYRGAAPIHRAIMNGEKITGITTMLINESLDSGDILLQEAVPIHKEDTVGTLHDRLASLGAQLLVKTLQLMETGDLIPVPQDHSKATYARMISSEDEVLDWNAPATTIFNHVRGMDPWPGAKTSLDEKLLKIWRVEAVENESSKEGTIPGQVVVSGPEGLVVQANHGLVDVKELQLQGGKRLPAVDFLRGRPVRTGTVLG, from the coding sequence ATGCGCGTCGTCTTTATGGGCACGCCCGTATTCGCCGTACCCTGTTTGAAAGCCCTCTTAAAAGAAAGATTACAGGTAGCCGGTGTTGTTACACAGCCTGACCGTCCAAAGGGAAGAGGGCAAAAATACATCCCCAGTGCAGTCAAAGAAGAGGCTGTTCTTAATGGGCTGGATATTTACCAGCCTTTAAACATAAAGGACTCTGAGTTCATCAGACTGATGGAGGAACTATCCCCTGAAGTAATTGTTGTCGTAGCTTTTGGCAGGATCCTGCCCAAGATCATCCTTGATCTGCCTCTGATGGGATGCATCAACGTCCATGCCTCTTTGCTGCCGCAGTACCGGGGCGCCGCCCCGATTCACCGGGCGATTATGAATGGCGAAAAAATAACCGGAATTACAACCATGCTCATCAACGAAAGCCTGGACAGCGGCGATATTTTGCTTCAGGAAGCAGTCCCGATCCACAAGGAGGATACTGTTGGGACTCTGCACGACCGCCTGGCCTCACTGGGAGCACAGCTTCTTGTTAAAACCCTGCAACTGATGGAAACCGGTGATTTAATACCTGTACCCCAGGATCATTCAAAAGCCACCTATGCACGCATGATCTCCTCTGAAGATGAGGTCCTTGACTGGAACGCCCCCGCCACCACAATTTTTAATCATGTGCGGGGAATGGATCCCTGGCCCGGCGCTAAAACTTCCCTTGATGAAAAACTCCTCAAGATCTGGCGGGTAGAAGCCGTCGAGAATGAAAGTTCGAAGGAAGGTACAATACCGGGGCAGGTGGTTGTTTCCGGCCCCGAAGGCCTTGTGGTCCAGGCCAACCACGGCCTGGTGGATGTTAAAGAACTGCAGCTGCAGGGCGGCAAACGCCTTCCGGCAGTTGATTTCCTGCGCGGTCGCCCGGTCAGGACCGGAACAGTGCTCGGTTAA
- the def gene encoding peptide deformylase has translation MAVYQIIKYGEDNGILREKAKEITTITPSINKLLDDLRDTMYSYKGVGLAAPQIGVSKRAIVVDTGEKLIELINPEICEQSGSENSEEGCLSLPGMAGDVVRAIWVLVKGLNRLGEEIKIEAKGYQARALQHEIDHLEGIIFTDKATNLRKVVE, from the coding sequence TTGGCAGTATATCAGATCATCAAATATGGTGAAGACAACGGGATCTTAAGGGAAAAGGCGAAGGAAATTACAACTATAACACCAAGCATAAACAAACTGCTTGATGACCTGCGCGATACCATGTACAGCTATAAGGGCGTCGGTCTCGCCGCTCCGCAGATAGGTGTGTCCAAACGGGCAATCGTAGTTGATACCGGCGAAAAACTCATTGAGCTAATCAACCCGGAAATTTGCGAACAGTCCGGAAGCGAAAATTCTGAAGAAGGCTGTTTGAGCCTGCCGGGAATGGCTGGGGATGTTGTCAGGGCAATCTGGGTGCTGGTTAAGGGGCTTAACCGCCTTGGTGAGGAAATTAAAATAGAGGCCAAGGGTTATCAGGCCAGGGCGCTGCAGCATGAAATCGATCACCTTGAAGGAATTATTTTTACCGACAAGGCAACAAATCTGCGAAAAGTAGTCGAGTAA
- a CDS encoding primosomal protein N', with protein MYAEVLVNLSTRRLDRTFSYRIPSELEGRVITGSLVQISFGRQKIEGYVIRLSNPGAPEPAGIKDLSAVIERGPVFTDEQLNLALWMSSYYLCPTVSALQTIIWPRLAHPPRQAPGLWPLNSGAEPVFKRAPSQKTAWETALDQPGLTRLELAATAKVSVSAVDALTSKGLLTAKKRASQSPAQLNNLIPSRPFDLTAQQKTAFDPIFDRLKKKEHEVFLLNGITGSGKTEVYCHSVAAALGMGRQALILVPEIALTPQMLHTFRSRFGEEVAILHSRLSDGERRDEWLRIREGSANVVLGTRSALFAPAQNLGLIVIDEEHEPSYKQEESPRYHARTVALEIAKNKQSVVVLGSATPSVESFFSASSAGTYHLLTISERVEKRSLPQIQVVDMREETKKGNQELFSRVLLSSIKDRLKKNEQTILFLNRRGFSTFISCRECGQVMKCPHCDISLTYHINGRLVCHYCNYTAGAPRYCPSCRSSYISYSGTGTQKIELEIKRLFPDARILRMDSDTTSRKGSHQKILDTFCQGKADIMIGTQMIAKGLDIPAVTLVGVVNADLTLYMPDFRAAERTFQLLTQVAGRAGRSDLGGEVMIQTHSPEHFAITSAREHDYPAFFEQELKNREVLNYPPFSSLCRFVVTGIVQMEVENAANSLYNIMSEIVNSEGLNNQVQVFNTVPAPVSRIKNRYRWHLIFKALYVKQLQDISKACLNEFDRRYPSAKVRIIVDIEPQNMF; from the coding sequence ATGTATGCCGAAGTTTTAGTTAACCTGTCGACACGCCGGCTTGATCGAACTTTTTCCTACCGGATTCCGTCCGAACTTGAAGGGCGTGTAATTACGGGCAGTCTTGTGCAGATCAGCTTCGGCAGGCAAAAAATTGAAGGCTATGTTATCCGCCTGAGCAATCCCGGCGCCCCTGAACCTGCGGGTATTAAAGATCTTTCCGCTGTCATAGAGAGGGGACCTGTTTTTACTGACGAACAGTTAAACCTTGCCTTATGGATGTCCTCGTACTATCTATGTCCCACTGTCAGTGCACTGCAAACAATTATTTGGCCCCGGCTTGCCCATCCCCCACGGCAGGCGCCGGGCCTCTGGCCTTTAAATTCCGGAGCAGAGCCTGTTTTTAAGCGCGCGCCCTCTCAAAAAACCGCCTGGGAAACCGCTTTAGACCAACCCGGCTTAACACGTCTTGAGTTGGCTGCGACAGCAAAAGTATCCGTATCGGCAGTTGACGCTTTAACGTCCAAGGGCCTGTTAACCGCCAAAAAACGAGCTAGCCAAAGCCCTGCCCAGTTAAACAATCTTATACCATCCCGGCCTTTTGATTTAACCGCCCAGCAGAAGACAGCTTTTGATCCGATCTTCGACCGGCTGAAGAAAAAAGAGCATGAAGTCTTCTTGCTTAACGGGATTACAGGAAGCGGGAAAACCGAGGTATACTGCCACAGCGTGGCCGCTGCCCTTGGAATGGGAAGGCAGGCTTTAATCCTGGTGCCGGAAATTGCGCTTACGCCGCAGATGCTGCATACTTTTCGCTCCAGATTCGGGGAAGAAGTTGCAATCCTGCACAGCCGCCTTTCTGACGGAGAACGGCGTGATGAATGGCTGCGGATCAGGGAAGGCAGCGCAAATGTGGTCCTGGGAACACGCTCGGCTCTGTTTGCGCCTGCTCAAAACCTTGGGCTAATCGTTATTGACGAAGAACACGAACCATCCTATAAACAGGAAGAAAGTCCGCGTTACCATGCGCGTACGGTAGCGCTTGAGATTGCAAAAAACAAGCAGTCAGTCGTCGTTCTCGGAAGCGCAACACCATCAGTGGAATCATTTTTTAGCGCTTCCTCCGCCGGAACTTACCATCTGCTTACAATCAGCGAGCGGGTAGAAAAGAGATCCCTTCCCCAAATCCAGGTTGTTGACATGAGGGAGGAAACAAAAAAGGGCAACCAGGAGCTGTTCAGCCGGGTCCTTCTTTCATCAATTAAGGATCGTTTGAAAAAAAACGAGCAGACTATCTTGTTTCTAAACAGGAGGGGGTTCTCAACATTCATATCCTGCAGGGAGTGCGGCCAGGTCATGAAATGCCCCCATTGCGACATATCACTGACCTACCACATTAACGGACGCCTTGTCTGCCATTACTGCAATTATACTGCCGGCGCTCCAAGGTATTGCCCGTCCTGCAGGAGCAGTTATATAAGCTATTCCGGGACGGGAACCCAGAAAATTGAACTTGAAATCAAACGCCTGTTTCCTGACGCCAGGATCCTGCGGATGGACAGCGACACCACGTCGCGCAAGGGATCCCACCAAAAAATACTGGATACTTTTTGTCAGGGAAAAGCAGATATCATGATCGGCACCCAGATGATTGCCAAGGGGCTGGACATCCCCGCAGTCACCCTGGTAGGAGTGGTAAACGCCGATCTGACACTTTACATGCCGGACTTCCGGGCTGCTGAGAGAACTTTTCAACTCCTTACCCAGGTGGCTGGGCGTGCAGGCCGGAGCGATCTCGGAGGTGAAGTGATGATTCAGACCCATTCACCTGAACACTTTGCAATTACCTCAGCCAGGGAACACGATTACCCGGCTTTTTTTGAACAGGAACTAAAAAACCGGGAAGTTTTAAATTACCCGCCTTTTTCATCCCTTTGCAGATTCGTTGTTACGGGAATAGTCCAGATGGAAGTAGAAAATGCGGCCAATTCTTTGTATAATATAATGAGTGAAATTGTTAACAGTGAGGGACTTAATAATCAGGTACAAGTGTTTAACACCGTACCCGCCCCGGTAAGCAGGATAAAAAACCGCTACCGCTGGCACCTGATTTTTAAAGCATTGTATGTTAAACAGCTTCAGGATATCTCAAAGGCCTGCCTTAATGAATTCGATCGCCGTTATCCGTCTGCTAAAGTTAGAATCATTGTTGACATAGAACCTCAGAATATGTTTTAA
- the coaBC gene encoding bifunctional phosphopantothenoylcysteine decarboxylase/phosphopantothenate--cysteine ligase CoaBC: MLADKFVTLGVTGSIAAFKAASLASLLTKTGFDVHVVMTDAGQKFVTPLTFQALTKNHVHTGSFGGSSNFQIPHIALAQKADLVVIAPATANILGKIAHGIADDLLTTIVMAATCPVLICPAMNVHMYNNPATQANLARLKELNYLIMEAGTGYLACGEHGQGRFPEPEMICQQIIQLILPAGDFKGISVLITAGGTREPLDPVRFISNRSSGKMGFALARSAAIRGADVTLVSAPANLSPPPGINYIPVVTAAEMQRAVMDIFPKYDIVIKAAAVADFRPAKPSKSKIKKDSNNNLTIELEKNTDILMEIGKIKKPNQVLVGFAAETENLLESARQKIEQKNLDLIVTNDITVPGAGFDTDTNIVKLIYRDGEITDLPLMDKLDVAGRILDAALLLHRQCHEQQ; encoded by the coding sequence ATGCTGGCGGATAAGTTTGTCACTCTCGGTGTTACAGGCAGTATCGCTGCCTTTAAGGCGGCAAGCCTGGCTAGCTTATTAACCAAAACAGGGTTTGACGTACATGTGGTAATGACAGACGCAGGCCAAAAATTCGTAACTCCCCTGACTTTTCAGGCGCTTACAAAAAACCATGTCCATACCGGTTCTTTCGGGGGTTCGTCTAATTTTCAGATACCCCACATTGCATTGGCTCAAAAGGCGGACTTAGTTGTCATAGCCCCCGCGACAGCCAATATTCTGGGGAAAATAGCCCACGGAATTGCAGACGACCTTCTCACGACTATAGTAATGGCAGCTACCTGCCCTGTTTTGATCTGTCCCGCCATGAACGTTCATATGTACAATAATCCGGCCACACAAGCCAATCTGGCCCGGTTAAAAGAGTTGAATTATCTGATTATGGAAGCAGGAACAGGGTACCTGGCCTGCGGTGAACATGGCCAAGGGAGATTCCCCGAGCCGGAGATGATCTGTCAGCAGATTATTCAGCTCATTTTACCGGCAGGGGATTTTAAGGGGATATCTGTCCTGATTACCGCCGGGGGAACAAGAGAACCGCTTGATCCTGTAAGGTTTATCTCAAACAGGAGTTCAGGGAAAATGGGATTTGCCCTTGCCCGCTCCGCGGCGATAAGAGGCGCAGATGTTACATTGGTTTCAGCGCCGGCAAACTTAAGTCCCCCGCCCGGAATAAACTATATTCCGGTTGTAACTGCAGCAGAAATGCAGCGCGCCGTAATGGATATTTTTCCAAAATACGACATAGTGATTAAAGCAGCCGCAGTTGCCGATTTCAGGCCTGCAAAGCCATCGAAAAGCAAGATCAAAAAAGACAGTAATAATAATCTTACTATTGAACTGGAAAAGAACACTGACATTCTGATGGAGATTGGAAAAATAAAGAAGCCCAATCAGGTGCTCGTCGGTTTTGCCGCAGAAACTGAAAACTTGCTCGAGTCGGCGCGGCAAAAAATTGAGCAGAAAAACCTTGATCTGATCGTTACAAACGATATTACCGTTCCAGGAGCCGGCTTTGACACGGACACCAACATTGTTAAATTAATCTACCGCGACGGGGAAATAACCGACCTTCCTTTAATGGACAAGCTCGATGTAGCCGGCCGGATCCTTGACGCCGCACTGTTGCTGCACCGCCAATGCCACGAACAGCAATAA
- the rpoZ gene encoding DNA-directed RNA polymerase subunit omega, with protein sequence MNKPSLDVLMRKVDNRYALVVITAKRARFITEAEEGSKVTSNGNKPVTIALQDIANDRVKFKHTRQGRK encoded by the coding sequence ATGAATAAACCATCCCTAGATGTTTTGATGCGTAAAGTTGATAACCGTTATGCTCTTGTGGTCATTACCGCAAAAAGAGCGCGTTTTATTACAGAAGCTGAAGAAGGCAGTAAGGTTACCAGCAACGGCAATAAACCTGTTACTATTGCTTTACAGGATATAGCCAATGACAGGGTTAAATTTAAGCATACAAGGCAGGGGAGGAAGTAA
- a CDS encoding guanylate kinase, whose translation MIGQGILTVLSGPSGVGKSTVAKALQEKTRNLVCSISATTRLPRKGEVNGSSYYFLSTDEFHRKVDRQEFLEWAQIYGSFYGTLRLPVERALSGGKDVLLEIDVQGGIQVKQKFPQAVLIFLLPPSQNELESRLTKRASESEADVKKRLSWAKEEFEYLMLYDYAVVNDWVDEVVSRIQSIMVAEKCRTWRLK comes from the coding sequence ATGATAGGACAGGGTATTTTAACTGTACTGTCCGGGCCTTCCGGAGTAGGAAAGAGTACTGTGGCAAAGGCTCTGCAGGAAAAAACAAGAAACTTGGTTTGCTCCATATCTGCTACTACCCGTCTTCCCAGAAAGGGTGAAGTGAACGGGAGTAGTTATTATTTTCTTTCAACAGATGAATTCCACAGAAAAGTAGACCGTCAGGAATTTCTGGAATGGGCTCAAATTTACGGCAGTTTCTATGGCACACTACGGTTGCCGGTAGAACGCGCCCTGTCCGGCGGAAAAGATGTGCTTCTTGAAATAGACGTTCAGGGAGGCATACAGGTCAAGCAAAAATTTCCTCAAGCGGTTTTAATTTTTCTCCTTCCGCCAAGTCAGAATGAACTTGAATCCCGCTTAACGAAAAGAGCAAGTGAATCTGAAGCGGATGTAAAAAAGCGTTTGAGTTGGGCGAAAGAAGAGTTTGAATACCTTATGCTTTATGATTACGCGGTAGTTAACGACTGGGTTGACGAAGTTGTTTCAAGAATCCAATCGATCATGGTGGCTGAGAAATGCCGTACCTGGCGGTTGAAATAA
- a CDS encoding YicC family protein has product MLRSMTGYGRGEATALGKKLTIELKAVNHRFSEVVVRLPKSMNQLEDRVRQYVQSKISRGRVDCYFTVEESASKIIKVKVDKNLAASYYKAIKEVFSELNISGEVGPEHILSLPGLLTLEEPDEDIENFWPVVHQVLGEAVRSLLEMRDKEGKRLQEDIRCRTERIKHLNTEIETRAPLVTQEYRARLTQRLQELLPESKVDPGRMVTEIAFFAERSNITEENVRIQSHLSQLISSLDAEEPVGRKLDFLIQEINREINTIASKANDLLISQTAVEVKSELEKIREQVQNVE; this is encoded by the coding sequence TTGCTCAGAAGCATGACCGGCTATGGCCGGGGAGAAGCAACAGCATTAGGGAAAAAACTAACCATAGAGTTAAAGGCGGTAAATCACCGTTTCAGTGAGGTGGTCGTACGCCTGCCCAAAAGCATGAATCAACTTGAGGACAGGGTCCGCCAATATGTTCAGTCAAAAATTTCCCGGGGGCGCGTCGATTGCTATTTTACAGTAGAAGAATCAGCCAGCAAAATAATAAAGGTGAAAGTTGACAAAAACCTTGCTGCATCGTATTATAAGGCAATAAAAGAAGTATTCAGCGAGTTAAATATTTCCGGGGAAGTCGGTCCTGAGCACATTTTATCCCTTCCCGGCCTGCTGACTTTGGAAGAACCTGATGAGGATATTGAGAATTTTTGGCCTGTCGTCCACCAGGTACTTGGGGAAGCAGTTAGATCCTTATTGGAAATGCGCGACAAAGAGGGAAAAAGGCTTCAGGAAGACATCCGCTGCCGCACAGAAAGGATTAAGCATCTAAATACCGAAATAGAAACAAGGGCGCCGCTGGTTACACAAGAATACAGGGCGCGCCTTACTCAACGTCTGCAGGAGTTATTGCCTGAAAGCAAAGTTGACCCCGGAAGAATGGTTACCGAAATAGCTTTTTTTGCGGAGCGTTCCAATATCACCGAAGAGAATGTCCGCATTCAAAGCCACCTTTCACAATTAATCTCATCTTTGGATGCGGAAGAACCCGTAGGGCGCAAGCTTGATTTCCTGATCCAGGAAATCAACCGTGAGATAAATACGATTGCTTCCAAAGCCAATGACTTATTGATCAGTCAAACTGCTGTCGAGGTTAAGAGCGAGCTTGAGAAAATTCGTGAGCAAGTTCAAAATGTGGAGTAG
- a CDS encoding aspartate aminotransferase has translation MKLSTRALELSPSPTLAIDAQAKKLIASGENVINFGTGEPDFDTPEHIKQAAIEALQKGMTKYTPVSGIPALKLAIVEKFKRDNGLDYQTDQIVVSAGGKHCLYNAIQVLCEAGREVIVPAPYWVSYFEQIKLAGATPIIVKTKAENGYKLTVDELKSVLSERSAMLILNSPCNPTGTVYSRSELIALGEFLIDKDITIISDEIYEKLIYSGSEHISIASLDPALKEKTVLINGVSKAYSMTGWRIGYSASCLPVAKAMSDLQSHSTSNPTSIAQAASVSALTGTQEPLKKMVIEFEKRRNYMYERLTAIKGVACHLSEGAFYLFPCVKNYLGCSCKGRQLNSSSDLAGILLEEAKVAVVPGVAFGDDSCFRLSYATSMENIVEGLKRMENIFKEIDI, from the coding sequence ATGAAACTCTCAACGCGAGCATTAGAGCTCAGCCCATCGCCCACACTGGCCATCGACGCCCAGGCAAAGAAACTAATTGCATCCGGCGAGAATGTTATAAATTTTGGCACGGGTGAACCGGACTTTGATACCCCGGAGCATATTAAACAGGCCGCTATTGAAGCTCTCCAAAAAGGAATGACCAAATACACACCGGTATCGGGAATCCCGGCCTTAAAGCTGGCAATTGTTGAAAAATTCAAAAGAGATAACGGTTTGGATTACCAGACAGATCAAATTGTTGTCTCAGCCGGGGGCAAACACTGCCTGTATAACGCAATCCAGGTCCTCTGCGAAGCGGGCAGGGAGGTTATCGTCCCGGCGCCATACTGGGTTAGTTACTTTGAGCAAATTAAGTTGGCCGGAGCTACACCCATAATAGTAAAAACAAAAGCTGAAAACGGCTATAAATTGACTGTGGATGAATTGAAATCCGTACTCAGCGAACGGTCTGCGATGCTCATTTTAAATTCCCCCTGCAACCCAACCGGTACGGTATACAGCAGGAGCGAGCTGATTGCGCTGGGTGAATTTTTAATTGACAAGGATATAACAATTATTTCGGACGAAATCTATGAAAAGCTTATATACAGCGGCAGCGAACACATCAGCATTGCTTCCCTCGACCCTGCCTTAAAGGAGAAAACGGTTTTAATCAATGGTGTCTCGAAAGCATACTCGATGACCGGCTGGCGTATTGGTTATTCAGCCTCCTGTTTGCCCGTTGCAAAGGCCATGTCCGACCTGCAGAGCCATTCGACTTCGAATCCTACATCTATTGCCCAGGCGGCAAGTGTAAGCGCCTTGACCGGAACTCAGGAACCATTGAAAAAAATGGTGATTGAATTTGAAAAGAGGAGGAATTATATGTATGAGAGGCTGACGGCAATAAAAGGCGTTGCCTGCCACCTCTCTGAGGGCGCCTTCTACCTGTTTCCCTGCGTTAAAAACTATTTGGGATGCTCCTGCAAAGGAAGGCAATTAAATAGCTCATCTGATTTAGCCGGCATCCTTTTAGAAGAGGCAAAGGTAGCCGTGGTTCCGGGAGTTGCCTTTGGTGACGACAGTTGCTTCCGGCTTTCTTACGCCACTTCTATGGAAAATATTGTAGAGGGTCTTAAACGTATGGAAAATATTTTTAAAGAAATTGATATTTAA
- a CDS encoding LL-diaminopimelate aminotransferase — protein MNFIEAQRLQKLPPYLFARIEQLIDHKKAQGVDVISLGIGDPDMPTPEHIIEELIKEARNPVNHQYPSSAGMLEFRQAVAGWYKRRFNVDLDPKNEIVNLIGSKEGIAHICWCYLDPGDISLVPDPGYPVYAIGSILAGAQPYHMPLKEKNKFLPDFSEIPTEVARKAKMMFLNYPNNPTGAVADENFFREAIAFSNEFGVLLCHDTPYTEIAYDGYRHPSFLQVKGGKEAGIEFHSMSKTYNMTGWRIGWAAGNFDVINALGRLKSNIDSGQFQAIQKAAVAGLNGTYEDLERVNRIYSERRDIIVDCLNSLGWRLEKPRAAFYLWIPVPAGHTSESFAELILEKAGVVITPGTGYGANGAGYCRISITVDTGRLKEAMERIRQNIGEVNF, from the coding sequence ATGAACTTCATCGAGGCACAGCGGCTGCAAAAATTGCCCCCTTACCTTTTTGCCCGTATCGAGCAGTTAATTGATCACAAGAAAGCTCAGGGCGTGGATGTAATAAGCCTTGGCATAGGTGATCCGGACATGCCCACACCGGAGCACATAATTGAGGAACTGATTAAGGAAGCGAGAAATCCTGTCAATCACCAGTACCCTTCTTCTGCCGGCATGCTTGAATTCAGACAGGCTGTGGCCGGATGGTACAAACGGCGGTTTAATGTCGACCTGGATCCAAAAAACGAAATAGTCAACCTGATCGGATCAAAGGAAGGAATCGCCCATATCTGCTGGTGTTATCTCGATCCTGGGGATATATCGCTGGTTCCCGATCCCGGTTACCCGGTCTATGCCATAGGTTCCATACTGGCGGGCGCCCAGCCGTATCATATGCCGCTCAAGGAAAAAAATAAGTTCCTGCCCGACTTCTCGGAAATCCCAACCGAAGTGGCCAGAAAAGCCAAGATGATGTTCCTTAATTATCCCAATAACCCCACCGGGGCAGTTGCGGACGAAAACTTTTTCCGGGAGGCTATTGCTTTTTCCAACGAGTTCGGGGTGCTTCTCTGCCATGATACGCCTTACACTGAGATAGCCTACGACGGCTACCGGCATCCCTCTTTCCTGCAGGTTAAGGGCGGCAAGGAGGCCGGCATTGAATTCCACTCCATGTCCAAAACCTATAACATGACCGGCTGGCGCATCGGGTGGGCGGCAGGCAACTTTGACGTTATAAACGCTCTCGGGCGTCTTAAATCAAATATAGACTCGGGACAGTTCCAGGCGATCCAGAAAGCTGCTGTCGCAGGGCTGAACGGAACCTATGAAGATTTGGAAAGAGTGAACAGGATCTACAGCGAGCGCAGGGATATTATTGTTGACTGTCTTAATTCACTCGGGTGGCGGCTCGAAAAGCCCAGAGCAGCTTTTTACCTCTGGATCCCCGTACCGGCGGGGCATACATCCGAGTCCTTCGCCGAGCTTATCCTTGAAAAGGCGGGTGTGGTAATTACTCCGGGAACAGGATACGGCGCTAACGGGGCCGGTTATTGCCGCATCTCGATAACTGTTGATACCGGACGCTTGAAAGAAGCGATGGAAAGGATCAGACAAAATATCGGCGAGGTCAACTTTTGA